The genomic region AAGTTGGCTGTCAACAATATTGCCGGGATTGAAGAGGTAAATACTTCCGACTGCATCATCGTATTTCCCGAAATATAAATAACAGGTAGTGACTGTCGTTGATCTTCTTTCAGGTCAACATGATCAAGGACGACGGGACGGTGATCCACTTCAATAACCCCAAAGTGCAAGCCTCGCTGTCGGCCAACACGTTCGCCGTCACGGGACACGCCGAGAGCAAGCAGCTGACCGAGATGTTACCGGGGATCCTCAGCCAGCTGGGGGCCGACAGTTTGAGCAGCCTGCGGAAGTTGGCTGAGCAGTTCCCGCGCCAAGGTGGTTGTGAAGGAATTTAGTATTGTCAAATTGAtctgaacatgtttttttttttttttttgtggcagctTATCAAAATGGCTACTGTATGTTAAtctgttttattcttttttttttcagcacttGACAGCAAATCTCCAAAAGTAGAAGACATCGAGGAAGAGGATGATGATGTTCCAGGTAGTTTTTTGTGGTTGTTGTATCCATTGCATAAAAGACCTGGTTTTGATATTTCATCCAATTTTAAATCAGAAGTGACACATGATTAAGGGGGGAAAAATGTTTATACTTGTGTTGTCTTGTTGCCGTGAAGATTTGGTGGAGAACTTTGACGAAGCGTCCAAGAATGAAGCCAACTGACGACTGCGCCAAAACCAGAAAAACTCTTCAACGTTTTCATTTCTACTTATCCAGaatgggcacacacacacacacacacacacacacacacacaaatgagagacttttctttttccagATGACCAAGCAGGCTGACATCATTTGAGCTTCATTTGTCGCCACATTGTCagtcattttaaatgtttaaagttgtttgtttttgaaacaGTATAAAGATGATTAACATTTTTTTAGAGGCCGTTGTCATCATCACTGCCAATTGAGGTATCCAAGAATTCCAACCAGCAGAGccacattaggtacacccataCAATCTAATGATAATGAACAACGAATAAACAATCTGTttcagtatttatttctattttgaagTGGTCTAGTGCTCTTGCTAAtttagcacaaaaaaaaaaggatctgcCAGCACAATACAGACACCCAACCACAAATATCTGGTTTATGTGAGTGCACAACATGTGACGTCAGCACAGCTCCATTCGCCTCGAGAGTTTCCTCCTTTTGAAGAGCTGCGGAGAAACACAAGGGGGGCAGGGAGGGGGTCGCTCACAGGGGGGTAGAGAGCcaacaccccccctccctccttgccTCCTCATCGCCTCCCCCCAACCCGTCATCATTATTTCAGATGCAGCTGCTGTATGCGATGTAAGCGCAAGACCATGTTGAAGTTGTTCTCCGCGCGGGACGACGACAACGAGAGCCTCTTGGGGGGCATCGCAGAAGGTGAGAAGtatattttgtttctttttgtgcACTCCATCCATACTACCTTTCCTTGCATGTGCGTcacgatgacgacgacgatgatttTTGTGCGCGAAAAGCGCTGATGCAGCATTTTTTTCACAACGCGCTTTTTTCCCTCCACCTTCTTGTTGAGTGTCAGAAAAATAATGATGGCATAAAAATGGAATGTGCAATGTCCCGTTGACGTTTGCTTACTCTTCCGGACGAGTGTCGCATTGGCGAGCTCGGAGTGAACTCAATGCGTCACACAACCTGCAGCATTTAAGCGTCACACTTTTATGACCAATTTACCATACAGTGTTTTAATTTagattttctggaaacatggcattAATACATATTGATTGGATTTAATTAGTGCTGCAAAAACGCGCAGTTGTCATGTGGTGCTCATgaatccccccctccccttttttttttttttttgccatgtgcGCTACTCGTGATGTATTCTGTTATCGTGAATGCAATTTGACAAGTGGTCCTCGGTTTATGATTTTCAGTTGTGCAGGTTCTGGCATTTGGATTCTTGTTTCCTGAATTTGACATTTTTCCCTTGAAACAGATGAAGGAGACAACCCATCCCTCGGTGACACCAAGCTGCCCTGGCTAAGCAGACCTTATCTCCTGGTGCTCAAAGATGCAGGCGATATGTCCAAATCAAAGCAAATCAGATCCGAAGTTCCATCTTCCAAGTCGCCCTCGGATGAAATGGTCACGCCGTGTGAAGAAAAACCTCCTGCCAAGATGCTCCATGTGGAGGAAGGTGGCTGCATGGTGACTCCATGGGGTGAAGTCATGCGTGAGGAGCCTCCAGGCCCTCTGCTTCTGAGTCCGGCCCAGGAAGAGAGGAAGCTCAAAACCTCCAAGGAGGACTCTGTGATCGAGGAGAAGGAGATGGAAGAATCCAAAGACCTCCAGAATCATCTTAAAGAGGCTGTGTCCAATTCGGGAGAAGAAGCAAAAGCCTCCGCATCTTCCCCGGTCCATCCTGACAATGAGTCCGATCCGGTCGACATCTTGACAAAAGATCAATCCGACGCCTTGGGGGAGGTtgctccggtctggatcccggaCGCAGAGGCTCTCGCGTGCATGAAGTGCAGCGTCAAGTTCACGTTTACCAAACGGAGGCACCACTGTCGTGCTTGTGGCAAGGTGAGGCTCATCCTCCGTCCGTCCCTTCTGGTGTTTTGTGCACTTCTCAAGTCATTCAATATACGTGTGCATGTGCACGGGTGTGTCGTCAGGTGTTTTGTGCACTTTGCTCCGGCCTGAAGTTCAGACTTACACATCTGGACGGCAAGGAGGGGCGGGTTTGTGTTTCCTGTCATTCAACCCTCATTAAAAGTGAGCCacttatggtttttttttttttttttgccaatgtcACTTTTGAGACGGCTGGCGGGGGGGGCTTTTGAAAACACCCCCACAACAATTGGTATCTTCCTCCCAGGCACGTCACCGAGGTCGAAAAGAAGGGTGTGGTTCGCAGACGAACTCCTAATCGACAAGCAGTCCGAGTCCGCCCCCGCCACGCCGGTCAGAGGTCACGGGTTCTCGCCATCTATGAGCCGAGCGGCGCCAAGTGGGGCAGGGTCGCCGCAACTCAGGAGAGCCTCCAGACCACATGGGGGCGCTAATGTAGgatcacccaaaaaaaagacaCCACATTTGTTTGAGCTGTATTCTTAATCTTGCGTTCCTCTTCCAGGAGGCCAGTGCTCCTCGAAGCTGGGGAATGTCTACTCTTGTGAACAGCTCGTCCAACCTCATCCCGCTGCAAGGCCTGCCGCCGATCCTCACCTCCACAGGGGTCAAAGGAGGTGACTAATCATCCATCAATACGTTGTCTCCAGAACCGTTTATGTAACAATGAGTTCGACCTGCTTCAGTTTTATCTTCAAATTCCAAGTTGCCCGACCTTGCGGCTCGAGACAGAACAATTTCACAGTGATTTATTTTAGAGCTATGTGAATATTTCTGGAGGTCCTGCAGATAAGGCCAATGTCAGAATAATTACAGCTTCGGGTTGCCCTTGGTCTGCTTAAAGCACTTTAATCCGGTCCCTCCTCAGATTACACCGTGGAGGAGCGGCCCTCCGAGACCTTGCTCATCCAAGAACTGGAAAGCGGCCGTTCTAGCTCTCTGGTTTTTGTCCTCAATGCCAACCTGCTCGCCATGGTCAAGATGGTCAactgtaagttttttttttcggtttGTGACTTCCACCGCGCTGTTTTGACACTTCCATACTTGTGGCACAGACGTTAACAGGAAGTGTTGGTGCGTGACCACCAAAGGGATGCATGCCGTGGGTCAGGTGGAGGTGGTGGTGCTCCTGCAGTGTTTGCCTGAGGAGAAGAGCTTTCCCAGGGATCTCTTCAGCCACTTTGTCCAGCTGTACAGGGACAGCCTTACCGGTAAGGtcatttcattaggtacacagtTTGGTTCCAAAGTTTGTTTGGAGGTTCCAAAGGTCTGGTTTTGTTCGTTCTTGACACACCAGTGATGATATGGCTtgttggtctaggggtatgattctcgcttcggGTGTGAGAGGTCCTGGGTTCAATTCCCAGACAAGCCCACCTTTAAGTCAAGTGTCCCGCTGAATTGTTTACGTTCTTGATATCTTCTCTTTCTCATCCACAGGGAAGTTGATAAAGCACTTGTCGCTGTCGCTATCCGGCAGCCGCTTCCTGGGCAGCGACGAGCACGCGGGCCTCTTGTTTGTCCGTCCCACCCGTCAGTCGCTTCAAGGTCTGCCCCTACCCAGCCAGCCGTACCTCTTCGGCCTGCTGCTCCACCGGGCCGAGGTGGTCTGGGCCAAGACGTTCCCCCTGCGTCTCATGCTGCGCTTGGGTGCTGAGTACCGATGTGAGTTTACATCATGAGGACTTAAGCAAACTTTTAGTTTCTTTTGGGGTTAGAGGTCACCGGTTCATATGCAAGTTCCTAGTTggcttctttctctcttttctttgcAGTCTACCCATGTCCTCTTTACAGTGTGCGCTTTCGGAAGCCATTGTTTGGGGAAATAGGCCACACAGTCATGAGACTTTTAGTGGTGAGTATGAATTGTGTACTACATTCAGATTTGGAAATGTATAATATTATATTGTATACAAATGAAGAAGACTTTCCCAAGTACGGTGAGGGACTCATTAATcacaataatattatttatataaagaaATTAGTGAGTGCTGTtgcattgtctgtctacatgtgttgcttcacCCTTTGTGATCAGACATATGTTCATTAATTTAAGGGTTTATCGGTGAATTCTACATAAAAGTTCAATCAAATTACATTTCCCCTTAAATTCCCACCACTTTGCCTGTGCAGGACTTTAGGAATTTTCGTTATAGTCTTCCAATGGTGCCGGGGCTCATGGTGGACCTGGAAGCTCAGAGAACCTGCATCAAGATCCCAACTAGCGGCTACAACGAAGTGAGACGGGAGATTTGCACTGTGCCATTTTGAAAATTCTTTCATTCATGGTTTCCTGTCACGTCAGCTGATGAAGGCCATGAACAAGTGCAACGAGCATGTCCTGGCCATGGGCGCTTGCTTCAACGAGGAGGCCGATTCTCACCTCATCTGCGTGCAAAGGGACGACGGCCAGTACCAGACGCAAGCCATCAGCATTCACAACGAGCCGCGGAAAGGTAACCAAGCAACAATATTTTTTTGAGGGGGTCACAGTTGAAAACTCGTGTTTGTTTGTCCCTTTTCTCCACTTAGTGACCGGCTCGTGTTTTTTCATATTCAGTAACGCGCTGAAAGCAACGGCAGGTTACTTCGCCAAATCCAGCATCGTAGAAGGTAACGCAACAAAGGGCGACTTTACTCTTTCGTTGTTTCTACATATCCACAATATTCATCTTTCTTCGTATAtggtaaatgtgtgtgtgttcacttgAACAGCCTGTTTGGCACTGTCTGTCAATGTTGCCAAATGTATattagcgtgtgtgtgttcttgagtGTGTGtcatccccctcccccctccctcccccagaTGGACTCATGGTGCAGATTACCCCAGAGACCATGGCAGAACTACGTAGGTCGCTCCGGGAGATGAAGGACTACGtcatcacctgcggccgcgtggACCAAGCCGACAGCCAGGAGCTCGTTTGTGTGCAGTGGGTGGAGGCCAAGTGTACCTTCAATAAAGGGTCGGGCACCTCCAGCTGCTTAAAGTTTATTGATCCAAATTGGAATTCAGTTGAGACATGTTTTGTCGTTGTCCACAGGGTTATAAGCCCCATTGATGGTAAATCCATGGAGTCCATCAGCAGTACCAAGATGTTCCAGAAATCCGAATACAAAGAAAACGGGAAGATTATTCACTGGACAGAAGTGTGTTTGACCtacttttaaaatcaatatGTTAAGATTTTACGTCAACAAATGTCGTGTGCAGGTCTTCTACCTGCAGAGAGCCGAGCCCCCGAAAGGAATGGCGGCCAACGTGCCAGAACACAACCGACTGACGGAGCGGATCGCCAGAGCTTTTTGCTTGGCGCTGTGCCCGTACCTCAAACTCCTCAAGGAGGACGGCATGGCCAAATTGGGGCTGCGTGTCACCTTTGACCCCCAGCAAGTCAGTGTgatgcattccaacatgttgacTTTATAAAGATAAGATTCATGTTGGTTTTTGATTGACACATTCAGAGTGGTATTTAATTGATTATATCAGTTCTAATTAAATCGATctgtatttctttgttgataatTTCAGGTGGGCTTCGTGGCAGGCAGCAACGGACACCCTCTCCCTCCTCAGTACTTGAACGCCCTGGACAGCACGCTCATCCCGGTCATCCACAGCAGGGGGCGCAAGAGAGGCGACGAGTCCATCGTGATGGAGCTTATCTTTTACATCCTGGAGTACATCACATAAAAGTAACACAAACGCAACACTAATCGGATCTTTTCCCCTGAAATTCAGCGGGACAATCCACTCATGAGAGATTTCAAGATTTCATCCGTGGTGGGTTTTCTGATCTTACCCAGCAGCAACGTGGGTGTTATCAGTCAAACAAGACATCAAATAGACAAAACATTAGTAGCAACTCCACAGCTTGAGTGGGAACAGTACCTTTAACAGAGGGGCTGGATTCAGACCCTGCTAGTTTAGATAAGAGAATGACCTAGTTAGTAGTGGATGCACATGTAATGAATGCCTGAAGGATGCTCTTGAATGGAATGTTGAATTTAATTATTGACAGCCTTGAATTAAAATTTGCAATGAAAATAAATCTCTGGTGAACCATGTTTGCAGAGAAAATAGTCAATCCTAAAAATTAGCCATAGTGGGCTCATGGAGGAAATTTGAGAATAAAATGTACTATATTTTAATATAACTTAAATGCATGaagactgggaaaaaaaattgtcataagATTACAATTAATTTAACATAATTTAAATGATTTATTTGATTGCAAAAATAACAACTGTCCCTTTCTTTTTGTCAATGAACCAGCTGAACCGAGGGGGCGTTCTGTCTTCAACAAAGCAGAATGTGCCGCTTGTGTAACTCCTACGAGCCAAAGTCACATTCTTCGCATATCCCGGGCGAGAGGCACAAGACAAGCTCATGCTTTTCGTCTTTGTTGCAACAAGGTCACACGCTGATCTGATGATGACCTGATGgctacacaagaaaaaaaaaaaacacctaaaaTTTCACATAAAATAGAAAAAGATGCACCCAAGATCATTTCTATCATGGTTTAttggcattttatttttaaatacacaatTTAGAAAGTAGAAAGCCTAACCAATACAATTAGTCATTTTGTTGTAAAACTATTTACAGGTAAAAAGTATTTTCAAGTCTTCTGTACAGTCATCTGTCCACAAAGGGGTTTATCGAGGACACGTGAAAGGCAACCAGTGTGATACTAAACTCGTAAGTCAGTGAATATCTTCTCTTCATAAATTGTGCTTTCCCCAAAAACTCAGAGAGACAACCGAACCAACCTAATGTGGAATCCCCCTTTGTGGAAGTCATGGACCGCGTGACTTCCCTCCCACGGTTCACAGAGACAACTCAAAATAGGACAAGAAACACAGCCAAAATCATCTTTGGAATCCGTGATCGGTGCATCGGCTTAGTGAGGTCATACTTTTTGGGGAGTTTTCTTCTTGCATCCCTAGGCCTTCTTCATCTTGCCCATGGGAGCGCTGCCGTTTTCATAGTGGGCCGAACCGTTGGTGGTGCCATTGGTGTGTTTGATGCCGTTCTCGTGGTGCTTGCCGTTAGCGTAGACCGCAGGGGGGGCGGCGGCCGTGCCGTTGTGACGCGACTTGATGTCCTGCTTGGGCAGCCGCTTGCCCTTGACGTAGGCCTGAACCCAGAAGTTGGAGAAGAGCACGAAGAAGAAGGTGCCGTAAACCCACACCAAGTGGATGATGATGGGGAACTGGTAGTCGCAGCTGTCCATGAAGTAATACTGAGTCACGTGGAGGGATACCAGGACAAACTGGGTCTGGCAAGGGGGGAACCAAAGCAAGACAGATGAGTGAGGAGCTCAAGTGAAACGGTAAAGGAGAACAAGAAGTTCAATACTACGTACGAGCTGAATGGCTGTCATGTATTTCTTCCACCACAGGAACTTCTGGAAGCGAGGTCCGGCAGCAGCGAGGAAATAGTAGAAATACATGATCACGTGGACGGAAGAATTCACCATTGCGTGGAAGGAGCCCATTCCACCTAAGGCCGGAAACACAGAAcataaaggtaaaaaaaaattaaaaaaattcaagtgTTTGTCATCTTAAGCTAACACTAGAATTGTATTTTTTgatatttgtatattttatgGGGGTTGCACATCCCTTTCTGGCCCCATCTTATTGACGCCTAAAATTAATTTTCTTCTCATGGAGAGCCAAACGAGCCAATCGGAGATCGTAGCCACTAGATCGTAGTCATTCAAATCTTGCTAGCAGCTAAATGCAAAGCCATTAGTGTATTTCCATGAACTAAGTCACAGTTGAACGAATTTTTCGAAACAAAATGGTGGTCGGACATTCCAGGTTTCCATCAGACTATAAACGGTTATCACTGGCCAGAGTCTGTGGAGAGACAAAGGCTTTTTTGACAAGATAGCAAAAGAACGGTATGTAAGAGACACGCAGTCACGTCTGCGATCGAAGTTTGAGTTTTTGTGTACTCACCGGGAGCGTAGCCAACTCCCCACCACCAAGTCCAGGGCATGAAAGAGTGGTGGAAGATGTGCAGAAAGGTGATCTGGCCGCTCTTTTTTCTCAACACAAAGAAGAtctatccccccaaaaaataaaatcgttttttttttaacttaacttGACTGACACCAATGTTTATGCTAATTGCAAACTGTTACTTACAGTGTCCATGAGCTCGATAATTTTGGAGAACCAAAACAACCAGGCTACCTCGACCAtctaaaggaggaaaaaaaaagagaccaccGCTCATAAACACGGTACGTGCATGTTTGTTCAGCTATGCTTAGTTTTTCTTGAAGGAGGGGGGTTGCTTTTTTTCATACTGTGTCAATGTTAATGCTGACTTTTGCACGACTGTTAAGATCTTTATCTATTGTGGCAACATTTTCCTGTATTTCCACAATAAACACTAGGAAGAGTCATTCTAAGATACCTGCACTTTTAAAATAAGAGACAGCATAACTACTAAAACAAAATTATTCACTTTAAACTTgttttaaatagaaaaaaaaaaaatccaaacttacTCGAAGTGCTTGAGGGCTGTCGGACATATCGATTGCGTCACATCGCCAAGTATACGTCGTGGCCCATCCAGACATTAAAAACTTAAAACACAAACAGACTTAAAAATTTTGAAACAACATGCAAAATGCAGCTTCGGCAGACTTGGAGATGCAAAGCAGACTCACCTCGTAGACGATGTATATCGACAGCACCACCAGTGAAAAATTATAGACGATCATGGCTTCTTTTAACTGGAAAGGCTTTCGGGAGGCCATAATATGAGGGCCAAGGTACAGTACAAAGAACAGGTAGCACAGCAAAATTGCAGTCATGGGAACAGGACTCTGCATCAGGAAATGATTCTTCACTCGAGGATCTAGAGGAAGAAAATAGAGGTTGACGATTGTGAAAtggaataaaaatagaaaatccaTAAGGTTACTTAAAAGGAGACTGACCAACTCCTGCGACGAGGTAGTCGTATATATCCATGGCGTGCGAGCCAAACTCCTTGAGCTCTTGCAGCATGTTTGCTGTTTAGTAGCCAGTtacctaaaataaaaataaaaaattagagaaacacaccacaaatgcaaaaataaaaccacaatgatTATTCCAGTAATTTGCTCCGTCGGATTCTTTTGCGGAACCTTGTGACAGTCTGCACAAGATCATGcctcattaaataaaaaaaaataaaaaagcggtTAATCAT from Syngnathus scovelli strain Florida chromosome 10, RoL_Ssco_1.2, whole genome shotgun sequence harbors:
- the btf3l4 gene encoding transcription factor BTF3 homolog 4, which encodes MNQEKLAKLQAQVRIGGKGSARRKKKVVHRTATADDKKLQSSLKKLAVNNIAGIEEVNMIKDDGTVIHFNNPKVQASLSANTFAVTGHAESKQLTEMLPGILSQLGADSLSSLRKLAEQFPRQALDSKSPKVEDIEEEDDDVPDLVENFDEASKNEAN
- the zfyve9b gene encoding zinc finger FYVE domain-containing protein 9; the encoded protein is MRCKRKTMLKLFSARDDDNESLLGGIAEDEGDNPSLGDTKLPWLSRPYLLVLKDAGDMSKSKQIRSEVPSSKSPSDEMVTPCEEKPPAKMLHVEEGGCMVTPWGEVMREEPPGPLLLSPAQEERKLKTSKEDSVIEEKEMEESKDLQNHLKEAVSNSGEEAKASASSPVHPDNESDPVDILTKDQSDALGEVAPVWIPDAEALACMKCSVKFTFTKRRHHCRACGKVFCALCSGLKFRLTHLDGKEGRVCVSCHSTLIKSTSPRSKRRVWFADELLIDKQSESAPATPVRGHGFSPSMSRAAPSGAGSPQLRRASRPHGGANEASAPRSWGMSTLVNSSSNLIPLQGLPPILTSTGVKGDYTVEERPSETLLIQELESGRSSSLVFVLNANLLAMVKMVNYVNRKCWCVTTKGMHAVGQVEVVVLLQCLPEEKSFPRDLFSHFVQLYRDSLTGKLIKHLSLSLSGSRFLGSDEHAGLLFVRPTRQSLQGLPLPSQPYLFGLLLHRAEVVWAKTFPLRLMLRLGAEYRFYPCPLYSVRFRKPLFGEIGHTVMRLLVDFRNFRYSLPMVPGLMVDLEAQRTCIKIPTSGYNELMKAMNKCNEHVLAMGACFNEEADSHLICVQRDDGQYQTQAISIHNEPRKVTGSCFFIFSNALKATAGYFAKSSIVEDGLMVQITPETMAELRRSLREMKDYVITCGRVDQADSQELVCVQWVEAKCTFNKGVISPIDGKSMESISSTKMFQKSEYKENGKIIHWTEVFYLQRAEPPKGMAANVPEHNRLTERIARAFCLALCPYLKLLKEDGMAKLGLRVTFDPQQVGFVAGSNGHPLPPQYLNALDSTLIPVIHSRGRKRGDESIVMELIFYILEYIT
- the elovl1b gene encoding elongation of very long chain fatty acids protein 1b, which gives rise to MLQELKEFGSHAMDIYDYLVAGVDPRVKNHFLMQSPVPMTAILLCYLFFVLYLGPHIMASRKPFQLKEAMIVYNFSLVVLSIYIVYEFLMSGWATTYTWRCDAIDMSDSPQALRMVEVAWLFWFSKIIELMDTIFFVLRKKSGQITFLHIFHHSFMPWTWWWGVGYAPGGMGSFHAMVNSSVHVIMYFYYFLAAAGPRFQKFLWWKKYMTAIQLTQFVLVSLHVTQYYFMDSCDYQFPIIIHLVWVYGTFFFVLFSNFWVQAYVKGKRLPKQDIKSRHNGTAAAPPAVYANGKHHENGIKHTNGTTNGSAHYENGSAPMGKMKKA